The genomic region AGATACCTTTCCAGGTTGGCACAAGCGCTTATCATTGCCCTCCTCAAGACCTCTCCGCTAGCCGATGCCCCTGCGGTATGATACGTTCCTGCGAAGTTCTCGAGTTCCCACAGTGAACTGTCAAAGTTCTCCCTCCCGTTCCTCCTCCAGAATACGTCTGTCCCAAACCTCAGGTCAGGTCTCTCCTTGAGAATCCTGATGATATCCTCCTCTACGATGGTTTCCCCTCTTCCTATATTCACAAGTATTGTCCTCTCCTTCATCAGCCTCAACAGGTCATAGTTCAGAACTCCTCTGGTCTCCTTGTTGAGGGGTAGGGCATCAAACACCACGTCTCCCTGCGGGATGGCCTCCCTTAACTGCGTCGGGTGGAGCTTAACGTCGAAGAACTCTGGTCTCTTGAAGGACCTGGACACCCCCACCACCTTCATCGAGAACCCGAACTTGGCGATCTTAGCAATCTCAGACCCTATTCCCCCTGCCCCAAGAATCACGGCGGTCCCTCCCATGACGGAGTAAGT from Metallosphaera sedula DSM 5348 harbors:
- a CDS encoding 2-hydroxyacid dehydrogenase, whose protein sequence is MIISTERLPEECHTLLDKFGVKDSNLTDSDLREGEVLMTWPSKVAGLLEKMPKLRLLQTFSAGVDDLPFEKLTKVTVMSNAGAYSESVAEHAWALALALAKRVNLRKKVETYSVMGGTAVILGAGGIGSEIAKIAKFGFSMKVVGVSRSFKRPEFFDVKLHPTQLREAIPQGDVVFDALPLNKETRGVLNYDLLRLMKERTILVNIGRGETIVEEDIIRILKERPDLRFGTDVFWRRNGRENFDSSLWELENFAGTYHTAGASASGEVLRRAMISACANLERYLSRGETNNLVRISDYL